CTATTCGCAGCGGTTTTGGCTCGGTTATGTATGACGGCTCGGCTCTTTCTTTTGAAGAGAATCTAAAAAATACGCAAAAGGTATGCCAGATGGCTCATGCCTGTGGAGTATCGGTAGAAGCGGAACTCGGTTGTCTGGCGGCTGGCGAACGTTCGCATGAGGGCTCGCCAGAGGATGTAGAAGCATATACCGATCCCCAGACAGCCCAAAAATTTGTCGCTGAAACGCAAGTAGATGCGCTGGCGGTTTCTATTGGTACGGTGCATGGTTTGTACAAGGCGGAGCCTTGTTTACGCCTCGATATTTTGGAAACTATTAACAAGCTGGTGGAGATACCGCTGGTTTTGCACGGAGGCTCCGGTTTGTCGGCGGCGGATATTACCGCCTGTCGGCAGCGAGGTATCGCTAAGGTGAATGTGAATACGGAAATATCTGTATATGCAGTTGATAAGACGGCGGCCTTGCTGGCTGGCACGCAACTCCATTTTTCTGAAGTCTCGTTGCACCAGTTGGACTATGTAAAAGAAGTAGTAAAGAAATATATCGCCTATTTTGCGGCAGGCAAGTAAGGGCATGGAGAACCGCTGCAACGAGCAGCGGTTCTCCGTATTTTAAGGAGGATAACTATGAATAAGGTGCTTGTTTCGGTGGCTCCAGTAGCCAGTACGGATACAAATATTGTACCGGAGAAGATTGCTGCGGAAGTATTACAGTGCTGGAAGGCTGGCGCAGCGATGGTACATCTGCATGTGAGAGATGCGCAGGGCCAGCTGACGACCGATATGGAGATTTTGAATGAAACGCTGCAGTTGATTCGCCAGCAATCCGATATGATTATTGAAGTGTCGACAGGCGGCGTTTCTAATTTATCCATTCAAGAACGCTGTGTACCGCTGTATTCGGAGTTAGTGGAAGCGTGCTCTTTGAATGTGGGTTCTACTAATTTAGGTAAAGCTGTATATTGCAATCCCTTGGACGAAGTGGAATATTGTATCAAGGAACTGCTGAAACAAAAGAAAACGCCAGAAGTGGAAGTATTCGAGATTGGCCATATCCACACAATGCAGGAATTTATGGCGCAATATGATTTTGTGGATCCCGTGCTTTTTAGTATTGTTTTGGGGCATCAAGGAGAAGCTCCAGCTACGCCGCAAGCGCTGGCGGCCATGATTCAGATGATCCCTGCGGGTACG
This genomic window from uncultured Anaeromusa sp. contains:
- a CDS encoding class II fructose-bisphosphate aldolase codes for the protein MLVSFNNILQQAYQEKYAVGSFNGYNYETFKGIIEAGAEAKQAVILAFGAKYLKNMSLETAVSLAKSLSEDSGAPVCLHLDHCSSLDTVFRAIRSGFGSVMYDGSALSFEENLKNTQKVCQMAHACGVSVEAELGCLAAGERSHEGSPEDVEAYTDPQTAQKFVAETQVDALAVSIGTVHGLYKAEPCLRLDILETINKLVEIPLVLHGGSGLSAADITACRQRGIAKVNVNTEISVYAVDKTAALLAGTQLHFSEVSLHQLDYVKEVVKKYIAYFAAGK
- a CDS encoding 3-keto-5-aminohexanoate cleavage protein — its product is MNKVLVSVAPVASTDTNIVPEKIAAEVLQCWKAGAAMVHLHVRDAQGQLTTDMEILNETLQLIRQQSDMIIEVSTGGVSNLSIQERCVPLYSELVEACSLNVGSTNLGKAVYCNPLDEVEYCIKELLKQKKTPEVEVFEIGHIHTMQEFMAQYDFVDPVLFSIVLGHQGEAPATPQALAAMIQMIPAGTLWGITQAHRKDFGLIAAAVGLGASTVRIGFEDSRYLDAHTVVGSNVPLVEKTVRLLQAMDKEPMNPEEARQYFNIGGQ